From Candidatus Rubrimentiphilum sp., one genomic window encodes:
- a CDS encoding carboxypeptidase-like regulatory domain-containing protein produces MFVALFISGFLLVQSCTPAFAGTTGILAGTVTDSATSAPLANVQVTASAPTGRATATTNSHGFFSMAGLSPDTYAVSFTITGYEPVSIPGQNVFADLTTTVSTTLVKSLKTIVHVTSRSVGGAFQPNQTVNTYNVTQHQVQTILGSALNLNESTLITSLPGGSFDSSGYPVIRGGRENEENFEFEGIPFTDAFTNQFTNSLSTPGLGLQSAQLTPGLGNASQDNYGTGTFNLIAKRGAYPGFATGQFAIGSPAFRHQANAEWGFASPNGRISAYMALSDNNQASAFNTLSANCLNIGTCFSRLYQTKREFLGNLVYKFGHNNNQALQFFTDIGQSNFFTGYGGFNNFQNLCFATCDPFTLQQMAAFSGFATNPLNGTTCPTPLNCAGYTAPPLGSPPSAAALQAYGRIQLIQSVLQNYPGQSFANQTLGSVNQRPQNNYQPNAAFKLGYIWNINSSSVLEAMAYHLDAVTTFDLALPGGYASFNVDRNQLQGGRTSGYKLDFTKQLSDKNLLKVGGEYKYLIPVFDAPANDFGFENLMFEHGEQFDFFTPAACAAVGVAGCGYIYNNGVSNVSSPQTVPNAYENTSVERHDWAGYIDDTWSPNDKLKIEGGLRLDGASFGYPKAQIDPYTCTSVFLPTYSTTSGGVLLTTPSTNPNAQTSYINPVTGASSVTPLGTCPVATFPQLTNQSRRPIIPEPILSATYRLGANDSVRASYGRSVNFPTLGLVDFSANIDYFGGPNRQFFAIPGYTGDCGPVSDQVCANYAEQLYWDNAREFAGGVPLMPVRPTVFTNIDFSWEHQFTRGWMNGISFKLTPWYRKAFDETALVATPKFVGGVPLLNPITGAQIFNPSTANNLGKNQADGVEVQFTKEQTYGLSGQVSFTYQNELSSVIPGSSSEDFFPSIPAQSVLLGNVYRVGFLSPFVASFDLSYETHNGWRISPQTQWNVGYPIGPGFITSAFINGQPFNIPFTNACPACSTTGTGQYVDPMNPGSFFKPNVA; encoded by the coding sequence TTGTTCGTAGCACTTTTTATCTCAGGCTTTTTGCTCGTGCAGTCATGTACGCCGGCATTTGCGGGAACGACGGGGATCCTAGCCGGAACCGTCACGGATTCCGCAACATCGGCACCACTGGCGAACGTGCAAGTCACGGCTTCCGCGCCTACGGGGCGCGCAACCGCGACAACCAATAGCCACGGGTTCTTTTCGATGGCGGGTTTGTCACCCGACACCTATGCGGTTTCGTTCACCATCACTGGGTACGAGCCGGTTTCTATTCCGGGTCAAAACGTTTTCGCCGATTTGACGACCACCGTCAGTACGACGCTGGTCAAGTCACTGAAGACGATCGTTCACGTGACCTCGCGAAGCGTGGGTGGTGCGTTTCAACCGAATCAAACGGTGAACACGTACAACGTCACCCAGCACCAAGTTCAAACGATTCTTGGTTCTGCCCTCAACCTGAATGAGTCGACGCTGATTACGTCGCTCCCGGGCGGGTCTTTCGACAGCAGCGGCTATCCGGTTATCCGGGGCGGCCGTGAGAACGAAGAGAACTTTGAATTCGAAGGCATTCCGTTTACGGATGCGTTCACCAACCAGTTTACGAACTCGCTGAGTACCCCGGGTCTCGGACTGCAAAGCGCCCAGCTGACGCCGGGCCTTGGCAACGCGTCCCAGGACAACTACGGCACCGGTACCTTCAATCTGATTGCCAAACGCGGAGCGTATCCGGGCTTTGCCACGGGTCAGTTCGCAATCGGCTCGCCGGCATTCCGGCACCAGGCCAACGCCGAGTGGGGATTTGCATCGCCGAACGGCCGCATCTCCGCCTACATGGCGCTCTCGGACAACAATCAAGCCAGCGCGTTCAATACGCTCTCGGCAAACTGCTTGAACATCGGCACCTGTTTCTCGCGGCTCTATCAAACCAAGCGCGAGTTCTTGGGCAACTTGGTCTACAAGTTCGGCCACAACAACAACCAGGCGCTGCAGTTCTTCACAGACATTGGCCAGTCGAACTTCTTCACGGGGTACGGCGGCTTTAACAACTTCCAGAACCTCTGCTTCGCAACGTGCGATCCGTTCACGCTGCAGCAGATGGCCGCGTTTAGTGGATTCGCCACCAACCCGCTGAACGGAACCACATGCCCGACGCCGCTCAACTGCGCGGGCTACACGGCTCCTCCCTTGGGAAGTCCGCCGAGTGCCGCCGCGCTGCAGGCGTACGGGCGCATCCAACTGATTCAGAGCGTCCTGCAGAACTATCCCGGACAGAGTTTTGCCAACCAGACGTTAGGATCGGTTAACCAGCGGCCGCAGAACAACTATCAACCCAACGCCGCTTTCAAACTCGGCTACATCTGGAACATCAACAGCTCCAGCGTACTGGAAGCGATGGCATATCATCTCGATGCGGTGACAACGTTCGACTTAGCGCTGCCGGGCGGCTACGCTTCGTTCAACGTCGACCGCAACCAGCTGCAAGGCGGCAGAACGAGCGGCTATAAGCTCGACTTCACCAAACAGCTGAGCGACAAGAACCTGCTCAAGGTCGGCGGAGAGTACAAATACCTTATTCCGGTCTTTGATGCTCCGGCCAACGACTTCGGATTCGAAAATCTGATGTTTGAGCACGGCGAACAGTTCGACTTCTTTACTCCTGCTGCGTGTGCGGCAGTCGGCGTTGCCGGCTGCGGTTACATCTACAACAACGGAGTTTCGAATGTCAGCTCGCCGCAGACGGTTCCCAATGCGTACGAGAACACGTCAGTGGAGCGTCACGATTGGGCCGGCTACATCGACGACACGTGGTCGCCGAACGACAAACTGAAGATCGAAGGCGGTCTGCGTCTCGACGGAGCCAGCTTCGGTTATCCGAAGGCTCAAATCGATCCGTACACCTGTACGTCGGTCTTTCTGCCGACCTACTCGACGACGTCGGGCGGCGTGCTCTTAACGACACCGAGCACGAATCCCAACGCGCAAACCAGCTACATAAACCCGGTCACGGGAGCCTCTTCGGTGACGCCTCTGGGCACGTGCCCGGTCGCAACGTTCCCGCAATTGACGAATCAGTCGCGGCGTCCGATCATTCCGGAGCCGATTCTCTCGGCAACGTATCGCCTCGGTGCAAATGACTCGGTCCGCGCGTCGTACGGACGTTCGGTGAACTTCCCGACACTTGGTCTGGTCGATTTCTCGGCCAACATCGACTACTTCGGTGGTCCGAACCGGCAGTTCTTCGCAATACCGGGTTACACGGGCGACTGCGGACCCGTGAGCGATCAAGTCTGCGCGAACTACGCAGAGCAACTCTATTGGGACAACGCCCGGGAATTCGCCGGCGGCGTGCCGCTGATGCCCGTGCGTCCCACGGTCTTCACCAACATCGACTTCTCGTGGGAACACCAGTTCACACGCGGATGGATGAACGGGATCTCATTCAAACTGACGCCCTGGTATCGTAAGGCGTTTGACGAGACTGCTCTCGTAGCCACGCCGAAGTTCGTTGGCGGCGTGCCCTTGCTGAATCCGATCACCGGAGCGCAGATCTTCAATCCGTCGACGGCTAACAACCTCGGCAAGAACCAGGCCGACGGCGTTGAGGTACAGTTCACCAAGGAGCAGACCTACGGGCTTTCGGGCCAGGTCAGCTTCACGTATCAGAACGAGCTCTCGAGCGTCATCCCGGGATCGAGCAGCGAAGACTTCTTCCCGTCGATTCCGGCGCAGTCGGTGCTGCTCGGCAACGTCTACCGCGTTGGCTTCCTTTCGCCGTTCGTGGCTTCGTTCGACCTGTCGTACGAAACGCACAACGGCTGGCGGATCTCGCCGCAAACGCAGTGGAATGTCGGGTACCCGATTGGACCCGGTTTCATTACGTCGGCGTTCATCAACGGCCAACCGTTTAACATTCCGTTCACGAATGCGTGCCCGGCATGCTCGACGACCGGCACGGGCCAGTACGTCGATCCCATGAACCCGGGCTCGTTCTTCAAACCGAATGTGGCG
- a CDS encoding winged helix-turn-helix domain-containing protein — protein sequence MVPIHPKVMDVLIYFVQRPREVVTADQLIEAVWGDESVSSNNIVQHVSLVRRTLGDTRKPFVYIATVPGKGYRFVAEEPRFIRNVEAIVAPSQIEQANLAAEQFHHNGRYFLGIRTEAALFSAIELFMRAIHLNPQDARSYAGIAQAHMILAVYLYSEPETSFDTAEKYARQALAIDSSNAEAYSALGAAAFFRWKDFARAHRYLDKAGELDPGMAQIATVRTQVLAAEQRFDAALSVALEGSKANPDLTLLRSLVGFVHFARRDYAAAALSLSPLLAIDPVLTHPRFYLGLTYLFSGEIAKARAELEHVCAQNFQPLQAMQTNLRQQAMAALCFLEARFGAKSRAHDHLSALRAMQRTRHVSPYALAVCLCGLGRYEEMFARLKHAMAIGDPWAAFINISPYFDGQRSEREFLKLAGSEAASAA from the coding sequence ATGGTGCCTATTCATCCCAAGGTCATGGACGTGCTCATATACTTTGTCCAGCGGCCTCGCGAGGTCGTTACGGCGGATCAGTTGATTGAAGCAGTATGGGGAGACGAATCGGTCTCCTCCAACAATATCGTGCAGCACGTCTCGCTCGTCCGCCGCACGCTAGGGGACACAAGGAAACCGTTCGTGTACATCGCGACCGTGCCGGGGAAAGGCTACCGCTTCGTGGCTGAGGAGCCCCGGTTTATTCGCAATGTGGAGGCCATAGTCGCTCCTTCGCAGATAGAGCAAGCGAATCTCGCAGCCGAACAGTTCCATCACAATGGCCGGTACTTCTTGGGGATCCGGACCGAGGCTGCGCTATTTTCGGCGATCGAGCTCTTTATGCGGGCCATTCATCTGAATCCGCAAGATGCGCGCTCGTACGCCGGAATTGCCCAGGCTCATATGATTCTGGCCGTGTACCTCTATTCGGAGCCGGAGACGAGCTTCGACACCGCGGAGAAGTATGCGAGGCAGGCTCTTGCGATCGACAGCTCTAACGCCGAAGCCTACTCCGCGTTAGGTGCGGCTGCGTTCTTTCGATGGAAAGACTTCGCGCGCGCGCATCGTTATTTGGACAAAGCGGGCGAGCTTGATCCGGGGATGGCTCAGATCGCAACCGTGCGGACGCAGGTTCTTGCAGCCGAACAGCGCTTCGACGCAGCCTTGTCCGTAGCGTTGGAAGGATCGAAAGCAAATCCGGATTTGACATTGCTGCGGTCGCTCGTGGGCTTTGTGCATTTTGCGCGCCGCGACTATGCGGCTGCTGCCCTCTCGCTGTCGCCGCTGCTTGCCATCGACCCCGTCCTGACGCATCCAAGGTTTTACCTGGGATTGACGTACTTGTTTAGTGGCGAGATAGCCAAAGCGCGCGCCGAGCTGGAGCACGTCTGTGCTCAGAACTTTCAACCGTTGCAAGCGATGCAAACGAACCTACGGCAGCAGGCAATGGCGGCATTATGTTTTCTCGAGGCTCGTTTCGGAGCGAAGAGTCGAGCGCACGATCACCTCTCGGCGCTGCGCGCCATGCAACGCACACGACATGTTTCGCCCTACGCGCTGGCAGTATGCCTCTGCGGCCTGGGACGTTACGAGGAGATGTTTGCGCGTCTCAAGCACGCTATGGCCATCGGCGATCCCTGGGCGGCCTTCATTAATATATCGCCGTATTTTGACGGGCAGCGGTCCGAACGCGAGTTTCTCAAGCTCGCCGGCTCAGAAGCCGCCTCGGCAGCTTAA
- a CDS encoding DJ-1/PfpI family protein, which translates to MNRAELLQSGAAFAALSSGLSARNSGSARRTPLSPLTAPATGVPVAFLLSDGAVLIDFAGPWEVFQDANVPGRTQPAFVPYTVAESTRPISTSDGMQIVPRYDFTNAPPPKLVVIPAQSAPSGATLQWLKRVARSADTVMSVCTGAFVLAKTGLLDGHHATTHHASLTRLAMQYPAIMVRRGARFVDEGRIATAAGLSSGIDLALHMVARYFGEDAAHQTAYYMEYQSESWRDGNSNAAYSKPPAPRAGFALCPICWMEVDPKTGLSSQYRGKRYYFCLPEHKQMFDSEPQRFLNVS; encoded by the coding sequence ATGAATCGTGCCGAACTATTGCAGTCTGGTGCTGCATTTGCCGCGCTCTCGAGCGGCCTTTCCGCGAGAAACTCCGGGTCCGCTCGCCGTACTCCGCTCTCGCCACTGACCGCTCCGGCAACGGGCGTGCCGGTGGCGTTTTTGCTGTCCGACGGGGCGGTGTTGATCGATTTTGCCGGACCGTGGGAAGTTTTTCAGGATGCGAACGTTCCGGGCCGTACGCAGCCGGCATTCGTTCCGTACACCGTAGCGGAAAGCACGCGGCCAATCAGCACAAGCGACGGAATGCAGATCGTGCCGCGGTATGATTTCACGAATGCGCCGCCGCCCAAACTCGTCGTTATACCGGCGCAATCCGCACCATCGGGCGCGACACTGCAATGGCTCAAGCGCGTGGCGCGCAGCGCCGACACCGTCATGTCCGTCTGCACGGGCGCATTCGTGCTCGCCAAGACCGGACTTCTGGACGGACACCACGCAACAACGCATCACGCTTCACTGACGCGCCTTGCGATGCAGTATCCGGCTATCATGGTGCGTCGCGGCGCGCGTTTTGTGGATGAAGGTCGCATTGCGACAGCGGCCGGTTTGTCTTCCGGCATCGATCTTGCGCTGCACATGGTGGCGCGCTATTTCGGTGAAGACGCCGCCCATCAAACGGCGTACTACATGGAGTATCAAAGCGAGTCGTGGAGGGATGGAAACTCCAACGCTGCCTACAGTAAGCCGCCTGCTCCGCGCGCCGGCTTCGCACTCTGCCCGATCTGCTGGATGGAGGTCGATCCGAAGACCGGGCTATCTTCGCAGTATCGAGGCAAGCGGTATTACTTCTGCCTGCCCGAGCACAAGCAAATGTTTGATTCAGAGCCGCAGCGGTTCCTGAATGTATCGTAA
- a CDS encoding cupin domain-containing protein codes for MFTLHLLREPFFLRCRKCRWDKPSRSRIGPGVSVRDSGRASSGRIPGAAAAVGSRIAQLRAKRRISMRALAEKSGVSSSMICDIENGTKSPTIAVLSAIAGSLAVRLSELVADADAASHVAIRRKASSQRLVDAQGIERRQLAPEISGGDCEIIQLAIPSKKGTGTLAPHAGESTEYVHVVQGSLKVRVGNGDYELEAGDCIGFHADVRHAYTNTGSSRALLYVVIEHKT; via the coding sequence ATGTTTACGCTGCATCTGTTGCGCGAACCGTTCTTTCTGCGGTGCCGGAAATGCCGCTGGGATAAGCCCAGCCGAAGTCGAATAGGGCCGGGAGTGTCTGTTCGCGATAGTGGACGAGCGTCCTCTGGTAGAATTCCGGGCGCTGCCGCGGCGGTTGGCTCCCGAATTGCCCAGCTGCGCGCGAAACGCCGCATTAGTATGCGGGCTCTAGCCGAAAAGAGCGGAGTCTCTTCTTCGATGATTTGCGACATCGAAAACGGCACGAAATCCCCAACTATTGCTGTACTTTCTGCGATCGCGGGGTCGCTGGCAGTGCGCTTATCGGAGTTGGTCGCTGATGCGGATGCGGCGAGCCACGTCGCGATCCGGCGGAAGGCGAGTTCACAACGGCTCGTCGATGCTCAGGGTATTGAACGTAGGCAACTGGCGCCGGAAATCTCGGGCGGGGATTGCGAGATCATCCAGCTCGCTATTCCATCTAAGAAGGGCACCGGCACTTTGGCGCCCCACGCTGGTGAGTCGACCGAGTACGTCCACGTGGTGCAGGGTTCGCTAAAGGTGCGAGTCGGCAATGGCGATTACGAGCTCGAGGCCGGAGACTGCATCGGCTTCCACGCGGACGTGCGACACGCATACACCAATACAGGCTCCTCCCGCGCCCTACTCTACGTGGTGATCGAGCATAAGACGTGA
- a CDS encoding DJ-1/PfpI family protein — MQRKHALVTIAGLAGGLAASSAMPAVAASVPNLGKPLTPPAQGQIRVGFVIGPGLVAIDWIGPWQTFGDAYLGTVMDMSGPPLFNYYAMTPTGEPTTMDGVSIGPQYSFANAPLPHVLVVPGQRGSAETVAYIKEVGPRADVTMSVCTGAFLVARAGLFDGLNATTHHTAYDEFEKAFPRVTLIRGAKFVENANVSASGGESSGIDLALRVIERYYGSQASRNAAYNMEYRRTARPQNINDV; from the coding sequence ATGCAGCGTAAACATGCCCTCGTCACGATCGCAGGACTCGCAGGCGGTCTCGCCGCTTCGTCGGCCATGCCGGCGGTGGCTGCCTCGGTTCCGAATCTCGGCAAACCGCTGACGCCTCCCGCTCAAGGCCAGATAAGGGTGGGGTTCGTGATCGGTCCCGGTCTTGTTGCAATCGATTGGATCGGTCCGTGGCAGACCTTCGGCGATGCATATTTAGGAACAGTGATGGATATGTCCGGGCCGCCGCTCTTCAACTATTATGCGATGACTCCGACCGGAGAGCCGACTACCATGGACGGTGTGAGCATCGGGCCGCAATACTCATTTGCAAATGCTCCACTACCGCACGTCTTAGTCGTGCCGGGGCAGCGAGGTTCGGCCGAGACGGTCGCCTATATCAAGGAGGTTGGCCCGCGTGCGGACGTGACAATGTCCGTTTGCACGGGCGCGTTTCTGGTCGCGCGAGCGGGATTGTTCGATGGCCTCAACGCGACGACGCACCACACTGCTTACGATGAATTCGAAAAGGCGTTTCCAAGAGTCACGTTGATTCGCGGCGCGAAATTCGTCGAAAACGCCAACGTTTCAGCATCGGGAGGCGAATCTTCGGGCATCGATCTCGCGCTGCGCGTCATCGAGCGTTACTACGGCTCGCAAGCTTCAAGAAACGCAGCGTACAATATGGAGTATCGCCGCACCGCCAGGCCGCAAAATATTAACGACGTCTAA
- a CDS encoding DJ-1/PfpI family protein — MKRRDLLSAAGIGIAGSIIPALSPIPALAQDAAPDYPLMGKPLKPPANGPVQVAFVIAPHTVLIDLAGPWEAFYDSMSGFHLYTVAPSMDMVTMGGLKVLPDYTFENAPKPNVVVVPQSKELPETIAYIKDAAKDADVTMSICTGALLVAKAGLFDGLHATTHHNAYDALAQFPKVKLVRGPRFVEEANVSSSGGETSGIDLALRVVERYYGKSAARSAISTLEFVSAKRALPWTK; from the coding sequence ATGAAACGACGTGACCTTCTCTCAGCCGCCGGCATTGGTATTGCCGGATCCATCATTCCGGCGCTCAGCCCCATTCCGGCCCTGGCGCAAGACGCCGCCCCGGATTATCCGCTCATGGGGAAACCGCTTAAACCACCGGCGAATGGGCCGGTACAAGTTGCCTTTGTGATTGCACCGCACACGGTGCTGATCGATCTGGCCGGCCCATGGGAAGCGTTCTACGACTCAATGTCGGGCTTTCATCTGTACACCGTCGCGCCAAGTATGGATATGGTGACAATGGGTGGTCTCAAAGTGCTGCCGGACTATACCTTTGAGAACGCTCCAAAACCAAACGTCGTCGTCGTTCCGCAATCGAAAGAGCTTCCCGAAACCATTGCGTACATAAAAGACGCCGCCAAGGACGCCGATGTCACCATGTCGATCTGCACGGGAGCGCTCCTTGTGGCAAAGGCGGGCCTGTTCGATGGTCTCCATGCGACCACGCATCATAACGCCTATGATGCTCTTGCGCAGTTTCCCAAAGTGAAGCTCGTGCGCGGGCCGCGTTTCGTTGAAGAGGCGAACGTTTCGAGCTCGGGCGGCGAGACGTCCGGAATCGACCTGGCATTGCGCGTCGTCGAACGCTACTACGGAAAGAGTGCCGCGCGGTCCGCTATCTCGACTTTGGAGTTCGTTAGCGCCAAACGCGCTCTCCCATGGACAAAATAG
- a CDS encoding serine hydrolase has product MDKIAGRSLAWLWIAFFAIVGSTLVSPGPVVAQQADAQSLAERTSRIENGLIPASVIKGQPVPAFSIADRMRHFRVPGLSAAFIDHGRVVWARAYGYADIASGRLVTTNTIFQAASISKPLTAMAAMRLVQRGQLQLDNDVNSALRTWKIPQNEFTRTQKVTLRELLSHTAGMTVHGFSGYTPGQPLPTLAEILDGRPPANSDPIRVDATPGTAYSYSGGGYVVIRTLLSDVTGLPFPALMQQLVLEPLGMSHSTFEQPLPQALQSSAATAYQSDGQPFDGRFNTYPELGPDGLWSTPSDLAKFAIAVQNALAGRPNTILLQSTAQTMLKQQMAGYALGFKVGSDDGRDYFDHDGSNFGFFSEMFAFSGAGSQGVVVMTNGNNINLKTEFIRAVAREYHWPGFDPQEHVLASNVSGEDLASCAGAYDAPDVGRIVVSDTSNRLFLDAPGMRIESEEMFPESATRFFIQTSTSAFIFNKDASGNVTSLTIQQRNGSIEAKKQTPAR; this is encoded by the coding sequence ATGGACAAAATAGCGGGGCGAAGCCTCGCTTGGCTTTGGATCGCCTTCTTTGCGATCGTCGGCAGTACGCTCGTCAGTCCTGGACCAGTTGTGGCGCAACAGGCAGATGCTCAAAGCCTGGCAGAGCGGACAAGCCGAATTGAAAATGGCCTGATTCCCGCTTCCGTCATAAAAGGCCAGCCGGTTCCGGCATTTAGCATTGCCGACAGGATGCGCCATTTTCGTGTACCGGGCCTGAGTGCGGCCTTTATCGATCACGGAAGGGTGGTGTGGGCCCGCGCTTATGGCTATGCCGACATTGCGTCTGGACGGCTCGTTACGACGAACACCATCTTTCAGGCGGCTTCGATCAGCAAGCCGTTGACGGCGATGGCAGCGATGCGTTTGGTGCAGCGCGGACAACTGCAGCTCGACAATGACGTCAACTCAGCGTTGCGAACTTGGAAGATTCCGCAAAATGAATTCACGCGCACACAAAAGGTAACGCTTCGGGAATTGCTCAGCCATACGGCTGGAATGACGGTCCATGGTTTTTCGGGCTATACGCCCGGACAACCACTACCGACGCTAGCTGAAATACTCGACGGCCGGCCCCCGGCAAATTCAGATCCGATCCGCGTGGACGCTACGCCGGGTACTGCGTACAGTTATTCAGGTGGAGGATATGTCGTCATTCGGACGTTGCTCAGCGATGTAACCGGCTTGCCGTTTCCGGCGTTGATGCAACAGCTCGTTCTGGAGCCGCTGGGGATGTCGCACAGTACGTTCGAACAGCCGTTGCCCCAGGCGCTGCAGAGCTCCGCGGCAACAGCCTATCAATCAGACGGGCAACCCTTTGACGGCCGCTTTAATACGTATCCGGAGCTCGGACCCGATGGACTTTGGAGCACGCCGTCCGATCTAGCGAAGTTTGCGATTGCCGTTCAAAATGCGCTGGCAGGTAGGCCGAATACAATCCTGCTCCAGTCAACTGCTCAAACGATGCTTAAGCAGCAGATGGCGGGCTATGCGTTGGGCTTCAAAGTCGGTTCGGACGACGGCAGGGACTATTTCGATCACGACGGCTCGAATTTCGGTTTCTTTTCGGAAATGTTCGCATTTTCCGGCGCCGGTTCGCAGGGCGTTGTCGTGATGACCAACGGCAACAATATCAACCTAAAGACTGAGTTCATTCGCGCCGTGGCTCGGGAATATCATTGGCCCGGGTTTGACCCGCAGGAGCACGTGCTCGCGAGTAACGTCAGCGGCGAGGACCTAGCATCTTGCGCCGGAGCCTATGACGCGCCGGACGTCGGCAGAATCGTCGTATCGGATACTAGCAACCGCCTTTTTCTGGATGCTCCCGGCATGAGGATTGAGTCAGAGGAGATGTTTCCGGAGTCGGCGACCCGCTTCTTCATCCAGACGAGTACATCCGCATTCATATTCAACAAAGATGCCAGCGGCAATGTTACATCGTTAACTATTCAACAACGTAACGGATCGATCGAAGCGAAAAAGCAGACTCCTGCACGCTGA
- a CDS encoding ABATE domain-containing protein has translation MRSPKDLPLFGGVLCLDFVNSLDWRGRAEPEEYLHTYADLLEWAVGAGALTQAQARPLHDAFTKREAAAALQRAIEFREAAYRVLRAALARKSAPDADLRRINSVTAQARGGSQIRQTRQGFSWNLPEGKNPDIPLSAVALSLSDLLTGDDLQHVRLCGGPECGWLFLDTSKNQKRRWCSMQGCGNRAKARRHYSKTR, from the coding sequence ATGAGGTCCCCTAAAGACCTCCCGCTGTTCGGGGGCGTGCTCTGTCTGGATTTTGTGAACTCACTCGATTGGCGCGGCAGAGCCGAGCCCGAGGAGTACTTGCACACGTACGCCGACCTGCTGGAGTGGGCAGTCGGCGCCGGCGCGCTTACGCAGGCGCAGGCGCGGCCGCTACACGACGCGTTCACGAAACGGGAGGCCGCGGCGGCGCTGCAGCGCGCGATCGAGTTTCGTGAAGCCGCGTATAGAGTGCTGCGCGCCGCGCTTGCGCGCAAATCGGCACCTGATGCCGATCTTCGCCGGATCAATTCGGTTACCGCGCAGGCGCGCGGCGGTTCGCAAATACGGCAAACCCGTCAGGGATTCTCATGGAACCTTCCCGAGGGAAAGAATCCCGACATCCCGTTGTCGGCGGTTGCACTTTCGCTTTCCGACCTTCTAACGGGCGATGATCTACAGCACGTTCGACTTTGCGGCGGACCGGAATGCGGCTGGTTGTTCTTGGATACGAGCAAGAACCAAAAGCGACGCTGGTGTTCGATGCAAGGCTGCGGCAACCGCGCCAAAGCGCGTCGTCACTACTCAAAGACGCGTTAG
- a CDS encoding alpha/beta hydrolase produces the protein MQEPIEALKRARCGFLLVPENRSISNSRTIRLQVAILRSRLQPALPDPIVFMTGGPGEAAIGTTPLLGSAGINRNRDVIILEQRGTLYDDPDLNCPELDRYYGRQVSLSYDAPSTGRAQAGAAAACRRRLVSKGIDLSAYNTTENEQDFVDLRRALGIRQWNVYGYSYGTDLALSLMRDHPEGIRTAIIDSVVPPDIVDLPWTWSSMREGITTIFGDCQAQPKCARKYPNLLQTFTRLVVQLEAHPVIRSVVPAHGGPALKVVLDGGTLVNMIVANQPKPGDMPAALTALAHGDARTFLQARAASAHVAAVPDQAQGMTQSIICREWAPYGSPADILRAGKREFPAFPDSVLINAVQMPFEHELCKAWNVPVGPASQRVQVRSTIPTLVVSGTIDGKTGAQYGRYVASLLPNSTYVRINGIGHWAIAQSPCAQQIFQSFLSSPRSPKTSCAPTTPGVKFRI, from the coding sequence ATGCAGGAGCCGATTGAGGCGCTAAAGCGTGCCAGGTGCGGTTTCTTGCTGGTACCGGAAAACCGTTCGATCAGCAACAGCCGGACCATACGTCTGCAAGTCGCGATACTGCGCTCGCGTTTACAGCCAGCGCTCCCGGACCCAATCGTATTTATGACCGGCGGCCCAGGCGAGGCCGCGATTGGGACCACGCCGCTTTTGGGGAGCGCCGGCATCAATCGCAATCGCGACGTCATTATCTTGGAGCAGCGCGGCACATTGTACGACGATCCCGACCTCAATTGCCCGGAACTCGACCGCTACTATGGACGCCAAGTCAGTCTATCGTACGATGCGCCATCCACCGGGCGCGCGCAGGCTGGCGCGGCCGCCGCATGCCGCCGCCGGCTTGTGAGTAAAGGCATCGACCTCAGCGCCTACAACACCACGGAAAACGAACAAGACTTTGTTGACCTTCGACGTGCGCTCGGCATTCGTCAATGGAATGTGTACGGATATTCATACGGGACCGATCTTGCACTATCGTTGATGCGCGATCACCCCGAAGGCATTCGCACCGCGATCATCGACTCAGTAGTTCCGCCCGACATCGTCGACCTTCCCTGGACGTGGAGCAGCATGCGGGAGGGCATAACGACGATCTTTGGCGACTGTCAGGCACAGCCCAAATGCGCCCGCAAATACCCGAATCTCTTGCAAACGTTCACGCGGCTCGTCGTGCAACTCGAGGCGCATCCGGTGATCCGCAGCGTTGTCCCGGCACACGGCGGCCCCGCCCTGAAAGTTGTGTTGGACGGCGGAACGCTCGTGAACATGATCGTTGCCAACCAGCCGAAGCCCGGTGATATGCCGGCCGCACTTACTGCGCTAGCGCACGGCGATGCGCGCACCTTCTTGCAAGCGCGCGCCGCGTCGGCGCACGTAGCCGCCGTTCCGGACCAAGCGCAAGGCATGACCCAAAGTATCATTTGCCGGGAATGGGCGCCCTACGGATCGCCGGCGGATATTTTGCGCGCCGGAAAACGTGAGTTCCCCGCCTTCCCGGATTCGGTCCTCATCAATGCAGTGCAGATGCCGTTCGAACACGAGCTCTGCAAGGCGTGGAACGTTCCAGTCGGACCGGCCTCGCAGCGCGTTCAAGTGCGCAGCACTATCCCGACGCTGGTTGTATCGGGTACGATCGACGGGAAGACGGGTGCCCAGTATGGACGCTACGTTGCAAGCCTCCTCCCGAACTCAACCTATGTGCGCATAAACGGTATCGGGCATTGGGCGATCGCGCAGTCGCCATGCGCGCAGCAAATCTTCCAATCGTTTCTTTCTAGTCCGCGCTCACCAAAAACGTCGTGCGCTCCTACCACACCCGGAGTGAAGTTTAGGATTTGA